DNA from Acidobacteriota bacterium:
CGCTGCTTGGTGGCGAGAGAACTCGTTTTTCGTCCAGCCCTTCTTCGAGGCGTTTGCAAAATTCGTCAGGGGGATCTTTGCAGGGAATGGCCACAAGAGGCACAAAATAACAAAAAAGCCGGTCAAGGCGACGCCATGCGAATCAACTTCGGATCGTCAAGACTCGAAATTAGACAACGCGTTTTGTGACTTTTGTGCTTTTTGTGGTGAACCCGCATCGCTCACCAGGTCGCACCCGATATTGAAAAAGGCAGGACATCACTTTCGGCGACACAATGACCTGGCCAGTTTAGAAAGTCGCAAGATACACTTTCTTCGTGTACCTTCGTCGTCCTTCGTGCCCCTTCGTGGATATCTTTTTGTCCTTCCGATGCCTCCGTGGATTGACAACCGATACGCCCTGCCCTTGGTGAGAAGCGCGGGTCAAGTTCCCTCCGACCAGGAGGCGAGGTATTTCTCCTGCTCGGCGCTTAGATCGTCGATGCGGCAGCCCATGGATTGAAGCTTGAGCCGTGCGATTTCCCGATCGATTTCGGGAGGAACCGGAACCACGTCCTTGGGCAGGTTTCTGAAGTTTTTGGTCAGGTATTCCGCCGACAGCGCTTGATTGGCGAAACTCATGTCCATGACCGAGGCCGGGTGGCCTTCGGCGCTGGAGAGGTTGATCAAGCGTCCCTCCCCCAGCAGAAAGATCTTTCGACCGTCTTTCAGATTGTACTGTTCCACGAACTCCCGGGCGGTTTCCGTGCCGCGGCTAAGCGATTCCAGCGCCGGTATATCGATCTCGACGTTGAAGTGACCGGAGTTGCAGACCACGGCCCCGTCCTTCATCTTTTGGAAGTGGGATCCTGCGATGACCGTCTTGTTTCCGGTGACGGTGATGAAGATATCGCCGATTTCAGCGGCCTCCAGCATGGGCATCACCTGAAAGCCGTCCATGACCGCTTCCAGGGCTCGGGTGGGATCGACTTCGGTCACGATCACCTGGGCTCCCAACCCCCTGGCCCGACTGGCCACCCCTCGTCCGCACCATCCGTATCCGGCCACCACCACGTTGAGTCCCGCCAGCAACAGGTTGGTGGCGCGGATGATCCCGTCCAGGGTGGACTGCCCGGTGCCGTAACGATTGTCGAACAGATGCTTGGTGTCGGCGTCGTTCACAGAGACGATGGGAAACTCCAGCACGCCGTCGTTGGCCATGCTGCGCAATCGAATGACACCCGTGGTGGTCTCCTCGGTCCCTCCAATAATTTCC
Protein-coding regions in this window:
- the ahcY gene encoding adenosylhomocysteinase — encoded protein: MSNDIQCDIKDPSLASTGRKRIDWAGRSMPVVRQIRRRFLEEQPLKGIRISACLHVTTETANLIIALRDGGADVTLCASNPLSTQDDVAASLVEDHGISVYAIKGEDNPTYYSHITAALDRRPQITMDDGADLVSTIHSDRRELLQEIIGGTEETTTGVIRLRSMANDGVLEFPIVSVNDADTKHLFDNRYGTGQSTLDGIIRATNLLLAGLNVVVAGYGWCGRGVASRARGLGAQVIVTEVDPTRALEAVMDGFQVMPMLEAAEIGDIFITVTGNKTVIAGSHFQKMKDGAVVCNSGHFNVEIDIPALESLSRGTETAREFVEQYNLKDGRKIFLLGEGRLINLSSAEGHPASVMDMSFANQALSAEYLTKNFRNLPKDVVPVPPEIDREIARLKLQSMGCRIDDLSAEQEKYLASWSEGT